The genomic region AACTATCATGTTGGTGGTTCCTATGCCGGCAAAATACATATAGGCTCCGTCCTGAGTTGATGAGAGCAGAGCGTTTGAACTGGTGGCGGGGAGTATCCCCAGAGCCTGCAGTTCGTCAAATGCGTTGTCGACATCCGCTGCTCCGGTGTTTATGTCGTCGGGCTGAGTTGAATTAAGTGTTGTGAAATCTATAAGTCCGTCGTTGTTCGTATCCCCTGCCAGTCTTTTCATCCTCTCGTAATACCTGTTCTGAGCGTCCACAAGCACAGTGACATCAGAAACCACCCTCTTTCCTCTGGCCTGCTGAATTATTCCCGTAAACTTCAGAGCTCCGCCCATCAATACACCTATGATGACCATTACAATGGCAACTTCGATAAGTGTAAATCCCTTTTCGGACATCAGACACCTCATTTCTTAACACTCAGAATAAAAACCGGCCCATCGG from Seleniivibrio woodruffii harbors:
- a CDS encoding type II secretion system protein, producing the protein MSEKGFTLIEVAIVMVIIGVLMGGALKFTGIIQQARGKRVVSDVTVLVDAQNRYYERMKRLAGDTNNDGLIDFTTLNSTQPDDINTGAADVDNAFDELQALGILPATSSNALLSSTQDGAYMYFAGIGTTNMIVVLGVECAAAFQMEIQMDNTNPAALNNAGSGRVRRINGDTLETTASSWTTDGTACVTGGAVNTSAITNVAYILGSL